The following are from one region of the Lepeophtheirus salmonis chromosome 8, UVic_Lsal_1.4, whole genome shotgun sequence genome:
- the LOC121123213 gene encoding uncharacterized protein, whose translation MKAFAVTLLTATLAFAAHPPAYGPQIYCRDTNTSIYADVCTPSIAVEQVPVERNVKNVQDNEYCYEQVRTVCEETSRSVDREICTYTYEQKPETLSATTTQVTYETKSETMKVTTCSAAAPAYGHYAPAKPEEHQYCREEYQTQSYSVPLVDTPLEVPVELSVPEPKKICVTKAIQINEVVCNDIKERKCFNVAITVDAVETVEQSEVKLGEPDCNTVTLTLPTQACSKPGYHY comes from the exons ATGAAG GCATTCGCAGTTACATTACTCACAGCCACTTTGGCTTTCGCTGCTCACCCTCCTGCATACGGACCCCAAATCTATTGCAGAGACACCAATACCTCCATCTACGCCGATGTGTGCACTCCATCCATTGCTGTCGAACAAGTTCCAGTAGAGAGAAACGTCAAAAACGTTCAAGACAATGAGTACTGCTACGAACAAGTTCGTACCGTTTGTGAAGAAACATCTCGTTCTGTTGACCGTGAAATCTGCACTTACACATACGAACAGAAGCCTGAGACCCTCAGTGCCACCACTACCCAA GTAACCTATGAGACCAAGTCTGAAACTATGAAGGTCACAACTTGCTCTGCTGCTGCTCCCGCCTATGGTCACTATGCTCCTGCCAAGCCTGAAGAACACCAATACTGCCGTGAAGAGTACCAAACTCAAAGCTACTCCGTTCCCCTTGTCGACACTCCTTTGGAAGTCCCAGTCGAACTCTCTGTTCCTGAGCCAAAGAAAATCTGTGTTACCAAGGCCATTCAAATCAACGAAGTTGTCTGCAATGATATCAAGGAACGCAAGTGCTTCAATGTTGCCATCACTGTTGATGCTGTTGAGACTGTTGAGCAATCTGAAGTGAAATTAGGAGAGCCCGACTGTAACACAGTTACTCTCACTCTTCCCACTCAAGCCTGCTCCAAGCCTGGCTATCACTACTAA
- the LOC121123204 gene encoding uncharacterized protein — protein MKAFAVTLLTATLAFAAHPPAYGPQIYCRDTNTSIYADVCTPSIAVEQVPVERNVKNVQDNEYCYEQVRTVCEETSRSVDREICTYTYEQKPETLSATTTQVTYETKSETMKVTTCSAAAPAYGHYAPAKPEEHQYCREEYQTQSYSVPLVDTPLEVPVELSVPEPKKICVTKAIQINEVVCNDIKERKCFNVAITVDAVETVEQSEVKLGEPDCNTVTLTLPTQACSKPGYHY, from the exons ATGAAG GCATTCGCAGTTACATTACTCACAGCCACTTTGGCTTTCGCTGCTCACCCTCCTGCATACGGACCCCAAATCTATTGCAGAGACACCAATACCTCCATCTACGCCGATGTGTGCACTCCATCCATTGCTGTCGAACAAGTTCCAGTAGAGAGAAACGTCAAAAACGTTCAAGACAATGAGTACTGCTACGAACAAGTTCGTACCGTTTGTGAAGAAACATCTCGTTCTGTTGACCGTGAAATCTGCACTTACACATACGAACAGAAGCCTGAGACCCTCAGTGCCACCACTACCCAA GTAACCTATGAGACCAAGTCTGAAACTATGAAGGTCACAACTTGCTCTGCTGCTGCTCCCGCCTATGGTCACTATGCTCCTGCCAAGCCTGAAGAACACCAATACTGCCGTGAAGAGTACCAAACTCAAAGCTACTCCGTTCCCCTTGTCGACACTCCTTTGGAAGTCCCAGTCGAACTCTCTGTTCCTGAGCCAAAGAAAATCTGTGTTACCAAGGCCATTCAAATCAACGAAGTTGTCTGCAATGATATCAAGGAACGCAAGTGCTTCAATGTTGCCATCACTGTTGATGCTGTTGAGACTGTTGAGCAATCTGAAGTCAAATTGGGAGAGCCCGACTGTAACACAGTTACTCTCACTCTTCCCACTCAAGCCTGCTCCAAGCCTGGCTATCACTACTAA